One Haemorhous mexicanus isolate bHaeMex1 chromosome 9, bHaeMex1.pri, whole genome shotgun sequence DNA segment encodes these proteins:
- the SCYL3 gene encoding protein-associating with the carboxyl-terminal domain of ezrin isoform X5 — protein sequence MGSENSALKSYSLEEPALTLPSGNTLYPAVLQDGKRASVFVYKRDSQEKVNKAAKHLKTLRHPCLLRFFSCTVEANGIHLVTERVKPLEMVLETLSAAEICAGIYDVLLALIFLHDRGNLTHNNVCLSSVFVSEDGHWKLGGMETVCKFSEATPEFLCHVRSVRDQSCIPCEEMSADFKILPSSYGHARDAYAFGTTVENLLTVLNDQVSADILSSFQQTLHCTLLNPDPKCRPPLSSLLSHQFFRNDFLEVVNFLKTLTLKSEEEKTEFFKFLLDRVAGLSEELIASRLVPLLLNQLVFAEPVAVKSFLPHLLGPKKEQSGESQTSCLLSPALFQAHVIPVLLKLFEVHEEHVRMVLLSHIHAYAELFSREELKNIILPQVLLGLRDTSDSIVAITLHSLAVLVSLLGPEVVVGGERTKIFKSSAPSFMKTADLSPEGSPSHRVISQRNQTSQPLKSSPSSFPSSGKKLPVQQDNPLASQTGEQGTQPPLNGIPGSINTLGSSRSSLTTSEKPAEEWPDWSEPEETDPEKTVNIQIQPRELQGSTGPYFADHDVDEKPWDDFEPRSPSHKLSSGNCPTVTQADAAERPLPGTQQLSKEFKSLRLSPPTKPCPGNSWSNDKWDHEEQLGETVLPKTFQERLKSSSESGLGEEFTIKVKRKLVQDPELDWFADMIPDIKPSSSLLILPEARTEAVIPTHSGGVSSREGASQTVLFSSKFAAADVIEAEATGWGEEEELNWEDDTNW from the exons ATGGGCTCGGAGAACAGTGCTTTGAAGAGCTACAGCCTGGAGGAGCCGGCCCTGACGCTGCCCAGCGGGAACACCCTCTACCCGGCCGTGCTGCAGGATGGCAAACGCGCCTCCGTGTTCGTGTACAAGAGGGACAGCCAGGAGAAGGTCAACAAAGCTGCCAAG CACCTGAAAACCTTGCGCCACCCTTGCCTCCTGCGCTTCTTCTCCTGCACCGTGGAAGCCAACGGGATCCACCTGGTCACAGAGCGGGTGAAGCCCCTGGAGATGGTCCTGGAGACACTCTCTGCTGCAGAAATCTGTGCAGGCATCTATGATGTGTTGCTGGCACTCATCTTCCTCCATGACAGG GGAAACCTAACACATAACAACGTGTGTTTATCATCCGTGTTTGTGAGTGAGGATGGGCACTGGAAGCTGGGAGGAATGGAAACAGTCTGTAAATTCAGTGAAGCCACCCCAGAG TTCCTCTGTCACGTGAGGTCGGTGCGAGACCAGTCGTGCATCCCCTGCGAGGAGATG tctgcAGACTTCAAAATCCTGCCCAGCAGCTACGGGCATGCGAGGGACGCCTACGCATTTGGGACAACAGTTGAGAATCTCCTGACAGTTCTCAATGATCAGG TTTCAGCAGATATTCTCTCCAGCTTTCAGCAAACCTTGCACTGTACACTGCTGAATCCAGACCCAAAGTGTCGCCCACCACTGTCCAGCCTATTGTCTCACCAGTTCTTCAG GAATGATTTTCTGGAAGTTGTGAATTTTCTGAAGACCTTAACGCTAAAGTCTGAGGaggagaaaactgaatttttcaa ATTCCTGCTGGACAGGGTGGCTGGCTTGTCAGAGGAGCTGATAGCATCACGGCTGGTGCCTCTCCTGCTCAATCAGCTCGTGTTTGCAGAACCTGTAGCTGTCAAGAGTTTTCTTCCTCATCTGCTGGGCCCAAAGAAAG AGCAAAGTGGGGAGAGCCAGACCAGCTGCCTGCTGTCACCAGCCCTGTTCCAGGCCCACGtgatccctgtgctgctgaagcTCTTTGAGGTGCACGAGGAGCACGTGAGGATGGTGCTGCTGTCTCACATCCACGCCTACGCCGAGCTGTTCTCTCGGGAGGAGCTGAAGAACATCATACTGCCACAG GTGTTGCTGGGCCTGAGGGACACCAGTGACTCCATCGTGGCCATaaccctgcacagcctggctgtcctCGTCTCCCTGCTTGGGCCTGAAGTGGTTGTGGGTGGAGAAAGAACAAAGATCTTCAAAAGCTCTGCACCAAGTTTCATGAAAACTGCTGATCTCTCcccagaag GCTCCCCCAGTCACAGAGTGATCAGTCAGAGAAACCAAACCTCTCAGCCCCTGAAGAGCAGTCCCAGCTCGTTCCCCAGCTCTGGCAAAAAGCTTCCTGTGCAACAGGACAATCCCCTGGCTTCACAGACAG GTGAGCAAGGCACTCAGCCCCCCCTGAATGGAATTCCTGGAAGCATTAATacactggggagcagcaggagctctttGACTACCTCGGAAAAGCCAGCAGAGGAGTGGCCAGACTGGAGTGAGCCGGAGGAGACAGACCCTGAGAAAACTGTGAACATTCAGATCcagccccgggagctgcagggcagcacgGGACCTTATTTTGCTGATCATGATGTAGATGAGAAGCCTTGGGATGACTTTGAACCCAGGAGCCCCAGTCATAAACTGTCCTCAGGAAACTGCCCCACTGTGACACAGGCTGATGCAGCTGAAAGGCCTCTGCCAGGTACCCAGCAACTGAGCAAAGAATTCAAAAGCCTCAGACTGAGTCCCCCCACAAAGCCttgccctgggaacagctggagcaATGACAAGTGGGACCACGAGGaacaactgggagaaactgtgtTGCCAAAAACCTTTCAGGAAAGGCTGAAGTCTTCATCAGAGTCTGGCCTGGGAGAAGAATTCACAATCAAAGTGAAGAGGAAACTGGTGCAAGACCCAGAGCTGGACTGGTTTGCTGACATGATCCCAGACATTAAaccttcttcctccctcttgATTTTACCTGAGGCAAGGACAGAAgcagttattcccactcactcaGGTGGGGTATCCAGCAGAGAAGGGGCTTCCCAGACTGTGCTGTTTTCATCCAAATTTGCAGCAGCTGATGTGATTGAG GCTGAAGCTACAGGCTGGGGTGAAGAAGAGGAGTTGAACTGGGAAGATGATACAAACTGGTAA